The genomic stretch GGCaggggagcggcggggctggAAGAAGAGCCCACCGCGGTAGACGACGGCCCCCGTGCTCTCCAGGGGCCGTGGCAGGATGTGCACCTTGGCGGGGTAGCCCTGGGccagctgctcagctgcctcGTACTGGAAGAGCTGCCGGACCTCCGTGCCCACCACGTCCACGCGCCAGGTGGTCTCCCGTGTGAAGGGGGGCACGGGCTCGGGGTCCTTCATCCACACGCCGTACTTGCCGGCGATGGACTCTGCCCGGCCGAAGACGACGGGCTCCCCCACCCACACCAGCTTGCCGCAGCCTGCTcggggacaggaggggagagagaaaggggttAGTGctcagcggcggcggcagcgcccaGTGTGCCCCTCGGGAGGGCCAAGCCGTATTTGTGAGCAGCGGAGCATGCGGCTGGCCGGCCATGCCGGCGGCAGTACCCGAGTCCTCGCTCCCCGGGCGGCCGAGCGCGGTCTCCTCCAGCAGCCGGGATGCGGGAACCTCCGTCCTCTCCGACTGCAGCTCCTGGTAGGTGAGGGGCTGTGGGTCCCAGCGGGTGGCTGCGGCAGGGCCAGGTGCAGGGTGAGCAGGGGCCGAGCCAGCCCCCCTCATCACCACACCTGCCCTCGCTGCACTGCGGGGGCTCCACGCTGGACCATTGCCCCCCAAAATGCCAACGCCTCAGTTGGGAGCCCAGTGCCCTCTCTCGCTGCAGCGGGGCACATCTGTGACCCACTGATGGGGACCCCGCTCCGCAGCCACTGATGCTGTTGCCCCCCAGGTGAAGGTTTAATCTTCCTTGGGGGAAACTCCTAATCCCCCCAGATTAGCGTGGTCCCCTGCGTcccccctctgctgcggggtggatgatgggaggaggagggctccGGCTGCCAGCCGTGATTTAGGGATGCGGAGGGGGTTTGGTGCAATGGGCTGTAACCCCCTGGTagggctgagccctgcagcGGGCGAGCGTCCCGCCAGCGTCCCCAAGAGCGGGAGGCAGCGGTGGGTGCACCGCATGGGGGGGGCAGCAAAGGGACTTGACCTTTGCCCAGGGGAGAGGCACCGGCGGGGAGTCGGTGGCAGGGATGCACGGGGAGTCCCGGCCCCGCACTTACCTTTGCCGGGGGCACGCAGGGCGTCGCGGCCGGGCCCCTCTCcgccgggggggcagcgggtgGCCCGCAGCCGGGTGATCTCCTGGGCGCTGCTCTCCAGCCGCCGCCTCAGCTCCTCTTTCTCCCGCTCCAGCcgccccttctcctcctccagccggGACTTGGCCCGCAGCAGCTCGCTGTAAGCGGCCTCCAGGCGAGCGGCCGGGGCCGCTtgctgggggtcccgggccccccccgcctcgcctCCTCGCGGCCCCGAGCCCCGCTCCCGGCTCTCCAGCCGGCTCAGGCGGGCGGCGAGGGCGACCAGCTCGGCCCGCAGCTCCGGCACACCGCCGGCATCGGGGCAGGCGGCTTCGACGGGGCTGGCCACCGTGAAGGAGTAGGTGCAACGCCCGGTGCTGTCATCGGCGCGCCGGAGGAAGGCCGTCTCGGCCCGGCAACCCAGGGCCAGGCacccccagagcagcagccaggcccCCAGCATGGCCCCGCGCCGTCCGTGCCCTCGGCACCTCCGCTCCGCCGCacgccgggcgctgccgcccgcATTTATagggcgggagggcggcggggagagggtcagggcagcggggggacgGACGAGCCGGAACCTTCCAGATGCCTGTGGCGGCGGCGGCTTTCGCCCAGGGGCAGCCGGCGCTCCCCCCGCGGCCTCCCCGAGGCCGCTGGCCGGGCTCCGGCAGCCTGCGGCCGCCGCCAAGGGCTTTGCTGCCGGGGCCGAGTGCCAGGGGCGATGCCGGGGGCCGAGGCGGCCGGACCCCCccgctgctggcagggaggcgTCGTGCGGGGCCGAGCCGGGAGCGCCGCCAGCCCCCGGGCTCCTGAGCCAGTGTGTTCCCGGCCtggggccgcccccgccaccGCCTCCCCAGCCGCTCCCGCCGGCTCtcggctccgcgccccgccccggccccggccccggcccggcatCGATAGCTCGGCGCTCGGCGCGGCGGGCGGAGTGCCGAGGTGGTCGATGGGACAGCTGaggcgccgccgctgccccggccatttcc from Pelecanus crispus isolate bPelCri1 chromosome 5, bPelCri1.pri, whole genome shotgun sequence encodes the following:
- the MYOC gene encoding myocilin, which gives rise to MLGAWLLLWGCLALGCRAETAFLRRADDSTGRCTYSFTVASPVEAACPDAGGVPELRAELVALAARLSRLESRERGSGPRGGEAGGARDPQQAAPAARLEAAYSELLRAKSRLEEEKGRLEREKEELRRRLESSAQEITRLRATRCPPGGEGPGRDALRAPGKATRWDPQPLTYQELQSERTEVPASRLLEETALGRPGSEDSGCGKLVWVGEPVVFGRAESIAGKYGVWMKDPEPVPPFTRETTWRVDVVGTEVRQLFQYEAAEQLAQGYPAKVHILPRPLESTGAVVYRGGLFFQPRRSPAVARYDLRGEAVTAEREIPGAGYHGQYPYSWGGYTDIDLAVDETGLWVIYSTEKARGAIVLSKLDPETLEIQRTWETNIRKRGVANSFVICGTLYTVSSYSAPNATINFAYDTATSTSRALSIPFENRFRYLSMVDYNPAERQLFAWDSFNMVTYPVRLSRL